Proteins found in one Zea mays cultivar B73 chromosome 1, Zm-B73-REFERENCE-NAM-5.0, whole genome shotgun sequence genomic segment:
- the LOC541850 gene encoding glutathione S-transferase42, with product MAGGDDLKLLGLWASPYVLRVKLALSLKGLSYENVEEDLRDKSELLLKSNPVHQKVPVLIHGGKPICESQVILQYIDEAFAGTGPSLLPADPYERAVARFWAAYIDDKMLPAWNQSTMGKTEEERAEGKKQSVVTVETLEGALRDCGGQGKPFFGGDSVGYVDVVLGGLLGWVRASEELHGVRPFDPERTPLLAAWSERFGALDAVQTVMPDVGRLLEFGKALMARLAAAAAAGASNN from the exons ATGGCCGGAGGAGATGACCTGAAGCTGCTGGGCCTGTGGGCGAGCCCGTACGTGCTGCGGGTGAAGCTCGCGCTCAGCCTCAAGGGCCTGAGCTACGAGAACGTGGAGGAGGATCTGAGGGACAAGAGCGAGCTCCTGCTCAAGTCCAACCCCGTGCACCAGAAGGTCCCCGTGCTGATCCACGGCGGCAAGCCCATCTGCGAGTCGCAGGTCATCCTGCAGTACATCGACGAGGCCTTCGCCGGCACCGGCCCGTCCCTCCTCCCCGCCGACCCCTACGAGCGCGCCGTCGCTCGCTTCTGGGCCGCCTACATCGACGACAAG ATGCTGCCCGCCTGGAACCAGTCGACGATGGGCAAGACGGAGGAGGAGAGGGCCGAGGGGAAGAAGCAGTCGGTCGTGACGGTGGAGACGCTGGAGGGCGCGCTGAGGGACTGCGGCGGCCAAGGGAAGCCCTTCTTCGGTGGGGACAGCGTCGGGTACGTCGACGTCGTGCTCGGCGGCCTGCTCGGGTGGGTGCGCGCGTCGGAGGAGCTGCACGGCGTCAGGCCCTTCGACCCCGAGCGGACTCCGCTGCTGGCGGCGTGGTCGGAGCGCTTCGGCGCGCTGGATGCCGTCCAGACGGTGATGCCCGACGTCGGCAGGCTGCTCGAGTTCGGCAAGGCGTTGATGGCACGTCTGGCGGCTGCGGCCGCCGCCGGTGCAAGCAATAACTGA